A genomic stretch from Ooceraea biroi isolate clonal line C1 chromosome 3, Obir_v5.4, whole genome shotgun sequence includes:
- the LOC105286854 gene encoding uncharacterized protein LOC105286854: protein MITIFQKNPVVEKERNVDELLIEAVRSKPGLYDFRVPASTRTMLRKNALWVEVSNILQGSLSPEEAKARWKYLRDNYIKTRKKVKAYIPSGSAAPCTVTEKKSKYQYYELMKFLDNSLQTRPTVSSLTDSSEVVTLFNIGNEQSEDDAVAGPSIMQISAINNSRQTSASIPSRSQTPINIFPQTFDSINALSETPTSTKDFSSTERGVLKRSKRLFIYICIRVPFIYRGNDILISLQNRHKIIPLTIMSYVV, encoded by the exons ATGATTACTATAT TCCAGAAGAACCCGGTTgttgagaaagaaagaaatgtggATGAACTATTGATTGAAGCAGTTAGAAGCAAACCTGGCCTTTACGACTTTCGTGTACCTGCTTCAACGAGAACTATGTTGCGCAAAAATGCATTATGGGTGGAAGTGTCGAATATACTGCAAg GATCCCTTAGTCCAGAAGAAGCTAAAGCTAGATGGAAGTATCTCcgagataattatataaaaactcgAAAGAAAGTTAAAGCATACATACCTAGTGGATCTGCAGCTCCTTGTACTGTTACCGAGAAGAAatcaaaatatcaatattatgaGCTCATGAAATTCCTGGACAACTCATTGCAAACGCGACC gACAGTGAGTTCGTTGACAGATTCCAGTGAAGTAGtcactttatttaatataggaAACGAGCAAAGTGAAGATGATGCTGTAGCTGGGCCTTCGATAATGCAGATTTCAGCTATCAACAATTCTCGACAGACATCGGCATCCATTCCCTCACGGTCTCAAACacccataaatatttttccgcaGACGTTCGATTCCATCAACGCACTTTCTGAAACTCCGACATCTACAAAAGATTTTTCATCAACTGAACGCGGAGTACTGAAACGATCAAAacgtttgtttatttatatttgcattagAGTTCCTTTTATTTACCGCGGGAAtgacattttaatttctttgcaGAAtcgacacaaaattattccgtTGACAATCATGAGTTACGTGGTGTGA
- the LOC105286852 gene encoding putative nuclease HARBI1: protein MDSNLVLAVLANKLQKWRKAKATLQHRKVEKRNIAKLIVLWKLLVERKRKEENQRTWVRPIFTELRRYLQGASDNLVVEMELQDKEMFYNYCRMSTELFEQLLSIVGPFLNKQIVVRDPIPARTRLLVCLRYLASGDSMTSIAYAFRIGTSTVSKIINETCDILWNSLRESVMPPINEESWLKIADEFERQWNFPHCIGAIDGKHVILQAPPHSGSVYYNYKGTHSISLLAVSDANYCFTLVDIGAERRQSDGGIFANSNFGQRFERNEMNVPQPNAIEPNGPSLPYVLLADEAFALKEYMMRPYPRSGRLNRQKKIFNYRLSRGRRVVESSFGILTSRWRIYRRPIISSISTATKIVQATTCLHNFVMKHENNFQRQYPRTATNDTDCIHGALREINDAGRCNAHSRLVSRIRDDFASYFEHGGAVPWQWQKVLNNDF, encoded by the exons ATGGATTCTAATCTTGTATTAGCGGTTCTTGCCAACAAATTGCAGAAGTGGAGAAAGGCAAAAGCAACATTACAGCACCGGAAAGTTGAAAAAAGGAATATAGCGAAACTCATTGTGCTATGGAAACTTTTAGTGGAgcgtaagagaaaagaagaaaatcagAGAACATGGGTTCGTCCAATTTTCACGGAGTTACGAAGATATTTGCAAGGAGCCAGTGATAATCTGGTTGTAGAAATGGAACTACAAGATAAGGAAATGTTTTACAATTACTGTAGAATGTCTACAGAATTGTTCGAACAGTTATTGAGTATTGTTGGACCTTTTCTGAATAAACAAATTGTTGTTCGAGACCCAATACCGGCTCGCACGCGGTTATTAGTGTGCTTACGTTACTTAGCTTCCGGTGACAGTATGACCTCAATAGCTTACGCATTTAGAATCGGAACAAGCACTGTTTCAAAgattattaatgaaacatgCGACATATTATGGAATTCTCTCCGCGAATCTGTAATGCCACCAATAAATGAAGAAAGTTGGTTAAAAATCGCGGATGAGTTTGAAAGGCAATGGAATTTTCCACACTGTATAGGTGCGATAGACGGCAAGCACGTTATTTTACAG GCACCACCTCATAGCGGGTCGGTATATTATAACTATAAAGGGACGCATAGTATTAGTTTGTTAGCAGTTTCAGATGCCAATTACTGCTTCACGCTAGTGGATATTGGAGCCGAGCGTAGACAGAGTGATGGAGGCATCTTTGCAAACTCAAACTTTGGTCAACGATTCGAAAGAAATGAGATGAATGTACCACAACCGAATGCAATAGAACCAAACGGACCTTCTCTACCATACGTGTTACTGGCAGATGAGGCATTCGCTCTGAAAGAGTATATGATGCGACCGTATCCTCGAAGTGGTCGATTAAATcgccagaaaaaaatatttaattaccgtTTAAGTCGAGGGAGAAGAGTAGTCGAAAGTTCGTTTGGAATTTTGACATCACGATGGCGGATCTATCGGCGGCCGATAATTTCATCTATCTCCACTGCAACAAAAATTGTCCAAGCGACTACATGCTTACACAATTTTGTTATGAAACATGAAAACAATTTCCAAAGGCAGTACCCTCGCACTGCCACGAATGATACAGATTGTATTCACGGTGCATTGAGAGAAATTAACGATGCTGGCAGATGTAACGCTCACTCTCGACTTGTTTCTAGAATCCGAGACGATTTTGCCTCGTATTTTGAACACGGCGGAGCAGTACCCTGGCAGTGGCAGAAAGTTCTTAacaatgatttttaa